A genomic segment from Sphingomonas astaxanthinifaciens DSM 22298 encodes:
- a CDS encoding DUF4402 domain-containing protein, whose amino-acid sequence MAAPCRLCGEGDTLTAPDEKAGPVALEVQTSLDFDRVILTGTAGGTAHVGPDGSRSTSGALAPMTGRAMNGDVVIRGEPNRQVRVELPRRIELYGFSGGMLTITAITSDLPAFPRLDAEGRLRIRFGGELYVSGDAEGTYRGDVPITVDYL is encoded by the coding sequence ATGGCCGCGCCATGCCGGCTGTGCGGCGAAGGGGACACGCTGACCGCGCCGGACGAGAAGGCTGGGCCAGTCGCGCTCGAGGTCCAGACCAGTCTCGATTTCGATCGCGTCATCCTGACCGGGACCGCAGGCGGGACCGCGCATGTCGGTCCCGACGGCAGTCGCAGCACCAGCGGGGCGCTGGCGCCGATGACCGGGCGCGCGATGAACGGCGACGTGGTCATTCGTGGCGAGCCCAACCGCCAGGTGCGGGTCGAGCTCCCGCGGCGGATCGAGCTTTACGGCTTTTCCGGCGGGATGCTCACCATCACCGCCATCACCAGCGATCTTCCCGCTTTCCCCCGGCTCGACGCCGAGGGACGGCTCCGAATCCGCTTCGGCGGCGAGCTGTACGTGTCGGGGGATGCGGAAGGCACCTACCGCGGCGACGTGCCGATCACGGTCGATTATCTGTGA